A stretch of the Caldisericota bacterium genome encodes the following:
- a CDS encoding sulfite exporter TauE/SafE family protein → MLSNSLKLLAAGFTMGWGPCLSFTAPLLLPYIGATKENWLGGFKVAFIFSIGRLLAFAILGGLATVAFNFINQFFPPQKSGWLYLILALSMITIGILIILGKGYKRHSGKRILDKGTKSMFLIGFLMGIAPCVPYVAILTYIACIAENTVLLGTLYAALFATGTAIAPIVLGTLMGIIPGRLFKSAKLRKVFQVVCGVILVLFGAQLIYYMLKLVI, encoded by the coding sequence ATGCTTTCTAATTCTTTAAAGTTACTCGCAGCCGGCTTTACTATGGGATGGGGGCCATGTCTTAGCTTTACTGCTCCGTTGCTTTTGCCTTATATTGGAGCCACAAAGGAAAATTGGCTGGGTGGTTTTAAAGTAGCTTTTATATTTTCAATCGGTAGGCTTTTGGCTTTTGCTATCTTGGGTGGTCTTGCAACCGTGGCTTTCAATTTTATTAATCAATTCTTTCCCCCTCAAAAATCCGGTTGGCTCTATTTAATTTTAGCTCTTTCCATGATAACAATTGGTATCCTTATCATTTTAGGCAAAGGTTATAAGAGGCATAGTGGAAAGAGAATATTGGATAAAGGTACTAAAAGTATGTTTTTAATTGGCTTTTTGATGGGCATTGCTCCTTGTGTTCCATATGTAGCAATTCTTACCTATATTGCCTGTATAGCAGAAAATACTGTTTTACTAGGTACATTATACGCTGCATTATTTGCGACAGGCACAGCAATCGCTCCCATAGTATTAGGGACTCTAATGGGCATTATTCCTGGAAGGTTATTTAAATCGGCTAAATTGCGCAAAGTTTTTCAGGTAGTTTGTGGAGTGATTCTTGTCCTTTTTGGAGCACAGCTTATCTATTATATGTTGAAACTTGTTATCTAA